Part of the Chanos chanos chromosome 5, fChaCha1.1, whole genome shotgun sequence genome, TAGGgcagattttaaaaaagcaaatggaaaaaaaaaaaatacaaaatagttTCATAAGTTAATTCCTCTTCAGATAATGTTGTTTCTTCATTTCAGAGAGcgtttgtgtttgagaaagagcAGGGTGAGACGTGTTGAGAGCCTGGGCTGGGAAGGCATTTAGGTACTAATGCAATATTTAATTGAAATCGATAACCTCATTTTAAGCATAACCTGATTATCCGCTGGCATGTTATGTCATGCACATAACCCGTATAAATATTCTAGCAGAGAACATTCTAGGAATTCCTGAAGAGTGAGACACATTTAAGCTCTGAAtgtgtgaagaggaggaggagaagtgaCTGATTGAGCCCATTAGGGGctcttttcttttggtcatCTTTCAGTTACTCTAGTTCACTCTTTACTCTCTTTACTCTAGATAAATATATTCTGCCACACGGAccactttaaaatgacattcaaCCTAGGCAATTCTTTACCCATTAAACTCACTCCTTCAtcaaataatgtttatttttagacaGCGACATCTTGAGCGTTTGGTTTAAATGGAAAAACTGATGATAGCAGCATTGAAAATGGGTTCTGAGTTCAACAGAGCTGGGACTCTGTAAAAGTACAATACAGAAATATGTGTGGTGCTCCATGGCTCTTCAGCAACTTCTCATACAGACCATAGACTCCCAGCATCCCTGATCCATCACCTCAGCTCCACTCCAGTTATGCATACGGACAGAAACACCATGCGAGTGATTTGCCATTGTGtacagcaggggaaaaaaagaaaacacacataccagtGCTTCTTCTACATGTGCACGGATACATTAGTAAAGCTAGATGACATGTGCCACCTGCTATTTTGCAGCTTTCACCAGGGacacgagagaaaaaaaagggacaggGGACCCGTTACAATGAGTATACAGCACAGTGTTCTACAACAGGATTTATAACAATACCTCTAtccagcatacacacactccatctctccgCTACCCTCCTAtccacagcatacacacacactccatctctccacTACCCTCCTAtccacagcatacacacactccatctctccgCTATCCTCCTAtccacagcatacacacacacactccatatcTCCGCTACCCTACTATCCAGCATACACAGAGTCCATCTCTCTGCTACCCTACTATCCAGCATACACAGAGTCCATcttcctgtgtatgtgtgttacaggaCAGCACTACGTAGTGTTTGTGTCCGTTGTTTAGTGTAGGAGGGCAAAAGGGAGAATTTGAATGATTAAAGTCAAGGTCAAGGTTAAGGTTACAGATCGGAGGCGCGGAGCTCAGGAGTGGATGTGCCGGCTGGTAAAGACCAGCAGAGTTAAGGAGATATTACTGGTAAAAGAATGGATAAGAGTGGGCGGGGGACGGTGATACTAGATGAATCAATCCTTTGGGCTAGAGTGATGATGAGAGAATAGGTGCAAACTAGGAGGTTGAATGGTGGTTAGAAATGCGTTTTTTGGAGGCACTGAGTAAGACTGGTTTTGGGAAATGGGCATGGTTAGTAGAGCGTGAGATGAGCGTCGGGACAATGAAGCTCAGCATGGTGTGGTCTGGGCTGCTGGTTAGTGTTGGGTGATAGTCGTTTTAAACAGTGTATTTAGAGTGAGAGATTGAGGGCCAGTGATTCACTCCTTGGCTGTTGAGGGCTCTGAAGTGGAGACTGGATTTGCCACCACAGCTGGCTGAGCGAGCGTGGAGAACCAGGATGACATGGCTGACTTCGCACTGGTCAGGGCTCCACCCACTGATTGACCTGTGGAGGTAAAACACAATCCATCTGCTGAAAAGCACGGAGGCTAAACCACAGAATCGAGATGATCTGGTCGCCAGTATGTCATGGTCACATTAACCATCTCAAGACATCTCTAGACAGATGCTTACATACTTCAGTATTCAGGAATGAACATACTGACCacaaaatctttcattttgCCCAAAAATGATGGATTACACCAACACTTGACTTACAGAGTGATTTTtgaaagtcttttcttttcGAGTCTTATTCTCTAGGTTCATGtagttggtctgtgtgttttgttttgtttttttttttaagtcagtgCTATGTATCTCAAAAAGAGTTTCCATATTTCTCAAGCTGGGTTCAACATGGTTGAGAAACACAGCATTTTCTCATTACACTCACCTACTGCCTTCCCTGTCTGTACGACGCTTCGGCTGGTGGTCATTACGGCATTCCCAAACTTCTTCCCACGCTCGCTGTTCTGCACGGAACTAGAATaccacaggaaaaaataaatgtgagtAGATCACTTGACGTGTCcttaaaacactctctctctctctctctctctctcccacactcacactctcactctctgtctgacacataCCTCTGCCTCCCTTCCTGGAAAGGAAAAGCATCTCATCCATCACTCTGTATGTCAGCAGTGAGGTGCTGTATTACATAAGCACAGTGGACGTATAGATTAGGCGCCGTGGGGACCCTTGTCGTTAGCTCGCCAAATAGCCAATGAACTGGGAGCGACTTTAGCTCAGCAGTTACCAACAAGACCATATACTATCAAGACAGGCTATGCTTCACAACCTAATCCTACGCCTTAAACTTTGATATCTGTTCATATTTGTCCACGCTGTGGAAAATAATTAGGTTTAAGTGCAAAACACTGAAAGCGGTTAAACCATTTCTGATTTATGATTTTCAGTTCGTACCACGAATCGCTCAGATGTGTACTTGTTTCCATATTTTCGAAACTGACAGTATCCTTAAACTATACATGACCTCCTGAAAGCACTGACCTATTAGCCGCCAGTAAGTCCTGACCTTACGTCATACTTCCTGTAGCGTTAAGCACACTGTGTCCACTGAGAGGaggaacatttacattttaatatagAGCCATCGCAGTTGCTCTGCTCCAAATCACCCAGCTCTCATCTGTCACGCTTTACACCACACTAACATGGCAACCACCCTATAACCTTTCCATGTAGATTCCCATGGCCCAAGGCCAAACCACAAACCTGTAACCATCATTACGCCCATCCTGCCTAAAGGACCGTCTCATATGACTCGATTATCTGATATTTATACTATCAGCGGGCACTCGCAGAGCTTCTTCATGCATCTCCCAATATACATGATGATACCAGTGTCTCTCAGTAAGACACATACTGACCAAGAAGAGAACTTACTGTGCCCTTCCAAAAACTGCCCTGAGGTAGAAGGGATGCACAAAGCGCATGTGTTAAGGTATTCATTATTTATTGAGATATACTGGTCTAGGATCTCACTGAGCCCTCCTATCAGAAAGTAACAGGAGCACAGCAAGAGCGTGGGACAGTCAGTCTcactcaaatcacacacacacacacacacacacatatatatatatatatatattttttttttcttatgaccCACAGCAAAATATGGCCAAAAGATCCACCTAATAATTTGAAAtacaggagaaaacagaatgaataaaaaatcCATCTCATCAGGATCAGCAGCTCCTTTAAGCATGTTTTTTAAGCATACTTTCAGTCAGATTTATCATATACTCAAAGACCATTTGATAAAACTCACAATACAAACGTGTTGTTTTGCTTTAGACCAGTCTTCTGTGATCCTTAACAAAGCAATGGATGAAAAACTACAGTAGACATACTTTTGCTATCTTGGTGAATAAGAGCTTCATTAGAAAGCAGAATTTCAGGCAGAGTTTAGGAAACATTGCCTTACGTCTCTGtaatatcccccccccccccccccccatgattactttccatggtaacagactgtctgtaacactgATTTTTATAAGTGAAGAATGAGGTGAACTGGGCCAAATTCCAACCCGGGATTTAAGACATAGGCATTACAAAGGGGTAAATTCATAATGTATATCATATGTTttcccatacacacaaaatctGTATGTGGTCCAAGCCAACAGTAATATGTGTTAAGAAAATATAGTGAAGATGGTGTGAGcaaaactgaagagagagaaagaaaaaacatctcCAGGCTGATAACCTCACTTCTCAGAAATTTCACATTTATCTTCCTAATGCTGCTACTGTGAGACTTCCCATTCATCTCCCGCTGTCTGGTTGCTAGGACCCGCTCTGTCTAGGAAACAGGCGAATGAAACAATCTTCCTATGTCTACTCATCAAAACACAGGGATAAGTGAGGTCAGATGAGCCAGACAATAGCTAATTCattaatacaaacaaacaaacggtcAAAGTGAAGGAGAGGTATTCATTTTAAGGCTCATTAGTTTATTAATGTGTAGGAagtgggaggaagagagagacaaggaatagagagaaagacagaaagagagaaacagtgaaaaaatacaGATAAAGTGAGGTTTTCAGGGCAGAGCTGGCTGTTGAGTAAGTGAGAATATGGGAGGGATTTTGACTGAGGATACataagcttgtttgtttgtttgtttgtttgtttactactGCATTACTCCAAAGTTCATAGGGTCCCTGACAACCAATAGCACAGGTCAAACAAGGGGCCCATATATCAGCAGCAAGCAGCTTCATTCTCATGTTCTCACCATATCGCTATCAATAGATACATTCTCATtaagacacacgcgcgcgcgcatgcatgcacaagcacacacagcagaagGGGTCCAGATATGCCCTGTGTAACATAATAGGCTTTCATTTTAAGGATGGGGCACCGAGGAAAGTTAACACCATCCCAGATCACCTTCCCTACCCTTACTTCCTGGAACgaaaccagacacacaaacagacgtgatcacacacacatacacgtatgcctgagtgcgcgcacacacaccaaccaagACGCCAGCCCTGTGTCtgtttcgttctttctttctttcttttttttttcagaatgaagCGCTCTCATTATTAATGGGCTCTCATGAATGTGAGACAGTCTTGGCTCCAGTTTCTCTGCACATCATAACTGATGGCCGTGTAAAGCTATGAATACACAAGTCTCAATAGTGCTGAAAGTTTCACTAAACGCAGAGTGTCACTGGAGACCCTGGACTCACAGCAGGTATCGGCAAAGTAAGTGCCACCATCAGAAATTCAAACTCAGCCAATGAGGCATTAATAGACTCTCATTAGATCAGTTACTAATACTTATCCGTGTGAAGAGTCCACACAGTGTCATCCAGCGACAGTTATGagattcatttcaaatgataaaTGTAGGGTGATCACAAGCCCCAAAAATCATCTTTTATGATTAGTTTAATGATGGTAAGTGTTAATGTAAACCTATTTCAAGTCCCTGATTTTTTATAGATTTATATAGTACACAACAAAAGAATCTTAGAAATTCATAGATCTTAGAAGATCATGTCTCTCACATAAAGATTTCAGACACTTCCTCTAGTCACCACAAGATGGCAACAaactatgtttttctttctttttccccggGATCTTCCTCAATAATGACTTGCACCTGCACTTGCATCTGCAAAGTGTTATTCCAGATGTCAGGATGAAATCCCTTACTGGCTAATCAGAAACTTCTGTCTTTTAGTGCACACAATGACAGGATTAAAAAACTAATGACGAGAAacctgatctgagatcagtcaCAATTCAATACAGTGTACATTCACTGAAGATCAATATGACTAGACACTGTATAATAACTTAACAGCTGACCTGTGAATGATTTATTACAACTATTATACTCACTGTGAGAGGCGCAACTTCACATCTGCCACACTATACTGGCCTTGGAATGGGTGTCTATGGGAAGACAAACAAAATCTTTGTAAATAAGATGCAATATTTTACACCAATCAAAAATCAACTAAAACTGATCTCAGAAAtcagaagagggaaaaaactaTTATTACATTTAACATATTAAATGTCATAACAGAGGCCATCAGAGGTGGTCTTTTCAGGACCCCGGTCCGCGGTGGAGCTGCAGAGGGGTGCGCGTGATGCTCTGTCTGGGGAGATTACCTACCCTGGTGTGATCTCTTTCATAGCCGGGTGCTTGTTGCTGAACCACACCCTGTAATTGTGTGTAATCTTCCAAGCGCCGATAAACGGAGCCCCGTAATCAGCCAACAGCTTCTCATTATCTGTTCAGACAAAAGCGAGGACAGGCCTTATTAAACGCAAAATTATTTAACAACTTCAGCCAATTACGTGAAACCCGAACCGGCCTGAACTCCTGCTGTAGGAGCCGACGGTACGAGAGTGGacttgcgcgcgtgtgtgtgtgtgtgtaccttgctGTAGCGTGGAGGAGAGAAGGGAGTGTAAGTACAGGCTGAACTGGGCCCTTATCCACTCGTCACCGCCCTCCCAGCCGGTTCCGTCCAAAAACACGTCCTCTCGGTTCTCGGTCACGTGTTTGACCAGGTAGTCGGCAAAACGCAGGTCAGCCGTGCTCAGACTCAGGATTCTGCGCAACTCTGGGTCCTGGATCTGAACACGACCTTCCTCTACCTGTTACACACCAACGGGTCAAAGGCAGACAAGACCACATGCACAGAAATtaaaatacagtatattaaacTGCGGGCTGTCAAAGGGCATTCAAAAGCGTGAGTTTGACCAGGACTCACTTCGACGATGGCGTCGCTCAGATGTCTCTGCTGACGAAAGAGGATGTTGGTTGCTCCGGCAACAAAGCCTCGCACAGTCACATCTGATAGCAGGTGATGCTGCTGCAAAGCCATATACGGTAGACACAAGTAACCCTGGCAACACAAGGTCAAAAAGTCACTtcatgtatgtacgtatgtatgagATTACAGAGTGCATTCAGGGAAACTGTATAGCAATAGTAGGTAGTAGCAGTCACAAGCAGTCAATAGAGTGAACACTAAAGTAGCTCTACAACGCCATCTGCTGGAATTGTATGTCACCACAGCCAAGTAAAACTACAAGGCTAAAATTAAAAGCATTCCTCCCACACGCGTTACTCCCAACATATGTGAATGACTGTGAGATATTTCAAGCAATGTGAACAAATGCATGCGAGTGAATGGGCATATTTAAAGTTTGTTCTCATGTGAATTGCCCTAAAAGTTTCAAACACAAGCTGGGCCACTTGTTTCTCTGCATTCATTTATGCCTGTCTTGGTGAAGCACCTTGGTGAAGATAGGCAGAGGCATTCCATATTGGTCCTCTTCCAGTCCAGACACaagtccctgtgttaggacacTCTGGCCGGTCACTGACTGCGGCTGGACCGTAATGGGCAGGCCGGACTCGGACTCAAACGTTTCGGGGTGCTCGACGGCTTCTTCGTCCTTAGGGGCGCTGTCGCTACCTCCTTCCTCCAGAACACTGGGGTCCAGGGTCTCCCAGTCACTCTCGGAGGACTCCGGAGAGGTGCGGGAGGGGGGCTTCAGATGGTGAGGGTCTGACGTGGTGGGCTGGGGAGTTGTGGGTGTCTGAGTGGGGCTGGTGGTTGATTTAGTGGCTTCCTCTTTGCGCTCTTCTGTCAACTGTCCCTCCAGCTCCCTCGTGGCGTTGGCGATGTCCGTAACGGAGACGGACACAAACTCCTCCGCGCCGGGGACACCCTCCACCGTACTAAGCTCCTCTGACACGCTACTCCTGGGCCGATAGTGAGAGGAATCTGCCAGACCATGCTCAATCATACctgcacacgcgcatgcacacacacacacacacgcacacgcacacgcacacacgcacacgcacgcgcacacacaaatccagagtgaaagagagaaaagggaaaagtaCACAAGCCAGGTTGAGGCAAATACTTTAATAAACGTAGTACATGCAAACTTCCCCCTTACTTGTGCTAAACTCCTTAGTTTACCACCATACAATTGAATTTCAGATACAAACTGAGGCTTGAGGGTCAGAGGTGGTCATTCTGTGTACTTTGAGTTTGATTTCCGTTTAACTCACCAGGGAACAGAGAAAGGACAGTCATGAGTGCACCGACTAGTCTGTTTACAGGAGACACATAAAACAGGacctggagagagggaggggcggAGTCAGTTAAGAAGGACAGGGAGTGGCCAAACGCAGCAGACTTACATCACAAAATGAAGTAACGACACTTTACCTTCTTCTCCAGAAGAATGAGTTTGAAAAGAATGAGAACCTGTGGCAgaagaggagcgagagagagagagatagagagagagaaatccatgTTGCATGTTTATTACTCTGGGAAACTTGAGGATAGAGAATGACACATGATAACCTTACAGTGCAGGCCATCATCTTGAGCAATTCAGCTACATCAATAAAAAGAACCTGCACCTGTCACCATGTGTCCTAATTACATTAGCAtgtgataaaataaatatatgatttttttatgatttttaaatgtatgattTGCGTTTAATATTACCTTGTGTCGAAAGTGCAATATTAGGTCTCTTGGAGACAGgcctacagagagagatagagagagagaagggaattTAAAGAATGAGATTTGTCCCTGAGCAAAATAATCCTTCCCTTGGGCCAAATAATCAATGCTGTAAACACCATGAAGGCCAAAGCATATGTTTTCACGATTCAACTGAAACTCATATGTTTACTCTGCCACGATTATTTGCTTCAAACATAAGATCATCCAAAAGGTGAAGACGACCCCAAAAGTTTCAATAACCACTGGACCATAATATGATGATAAAAATGACAAGAGATTAAGATGATAGGATAAACACTAaggcactgagagaaaatgttttatgcatttCGCTTcataacctgagagagagagagagagagacacacacaacagtgagaaagagacattcCCACTCAGAGTACCTACGGGAAAGTTTGTCATTCTAGCTCCGCAAGTTAAACAGGTGTTCAACAAACTATCACCAGAACACCATGAAATCGTCTCTCGCCCCCACATTTAAACCCTCTGATGGACAAACAGACCTGTCATTACagcactgcacaacacaacgCATTCAAACACCATAGTTTAATACCACCTACATAATGCTTTTCTTGGCCTTCAGTTACAAAGCTATTGCTCCTACACACTGCTGACTCACAGTGAACAATCATGACTATGAAGAATTAGA contains:
- the avl9 gene encoding late secretory pathway protein AVL9 homolog: MESHGKEENKGPVLHIVVVGFHHKKGCQVEFSYPPIIPSEGHDSNTLPEEWKYLPFLALPDGAHNYQEDTVFFHLPPLSGDTKCVYGVSCYRQIEAKALKVRQADVTRETVQKSVCVLSRVPLYGLLQAKLQLITHAYFEEKDFSQISILKELYEHMNGSLKGSTLEGSQMYLGLSPRDLILHFRHKVLILFKLILLEKKVLFYVSPVNRLVGALMTVLSLFPGMIEHGLADSSHYRPRSSVSEELSTVEGVPGAEEFVSVSVTDIANATRELEGQLTEERKEEATKSTTSPTQTPTTPQPTTSDPHHLKPPSRTSPESSESDWETLDPSVLEEGGSDSAPKDEEAVEHPETFESESGLPITVQPQSVTGQSVLTQGLVSGLEEDQYGMPLPIFTKGYLCLPYMALQQHHLLSDVTVRGFVAGATNILFRQQRHLSDAIVEVEEGRVQIQDPELRRILSLSTADLRFADYLVKHVTENREDVFLDGTGWEGGDEWIRAQFSLYLHSLLSSTLQQDNEKLLADYGAPFIGAWKITHNYRVWFSNKHPAMKEITPGHPFQGQYSVADVKLRLSHSVQNSERGKKFGNAVMTTSRSVVQTGKAVGQSVGGALTSAKSAMSSWFSTLAQPAVVANPVSTSEPSTAKE